In Bacillota bacterium, the following proteins share a genomic window:
- the prfA gene encoding peptide chain release factor 1, with product MFSKLDSLEQRYEELAGLMSDPAVIANQTEFQKYAKAHAGLTEIISTYRAYKETVKGINEAKALLEDKLEPDFRELVETELEELKEKKAQLEHQLKILLLPKDPNDEKNVFMEIRAGTGGEEAALFAGDLFRMYSRYAEKRGWRMELVSANYTDIGGFKEVICLIEGNGVYSRLKYESGVHRVQRIPVTESGGRIHTSAATVAVLPEAEEVEVEINPNDLRIDVFCSSGPGGQSVNTTQSAVRITHIPTGIVVSCQDEKSQHKNKDKAMRVLRARLKEKYEEEQRGELASARRSMVGTGDRSERIRTYNFPQGRVTDHRIGLTLHKLDLVLEGELDEIIDALITTDQSEQLKKAE from the coding sequence ATGTTTAGTAAACTCGATAGTTTGGAGCAGCGTTACGAAGAACTGGCTGGCCTGATGAGTGATCCCGCAGTTATTGCCAATCAGACTGAATTTCAAAAGTATGCCAAGGCTCACGCCGGGTTGACGGAGATTATTTCGACATATCGGGCCTATAAGGAAACGGTCAAGGGAATTAATGAGGCGAAGGCCTTGCTGGAAGATAAATTGGAACCCGACTTTCGGGAACTGGTAGAAACAGAGCTCGAGGAACTGAAGGAAAAAAAGGCGCAACTGGAACACCAGCTCAAAATCCTCCTGTTGCCGAAGGACCCGAATGATGAGAAGAACGTCTTCATGGAGATCCGGGCGGGCACCGGGGGAGAAGAGGCGGCTTTGTTCGCGGGCGATCTGTTCCGTATGTACTCCCGCTACGCGGAAAAACGCGGCTGGCGGATGGAACTCGTCAGCGCGAACTACACCGACATCGGGGGTTTCAAAGAGGTAATCTGCCTGATCGAAGGAAACGGAGTTTACAGCCGGCTCAAATATGAGAGCGGGGTGCACCGCGTCCAACGCATCCCGGTGACCGAGTCCGGGGGACGGATCCACACCTCGGCGGCCACGGTGGCGGTTTTGCCAGAGGCGGAGGAAGTGGAAGTGGAGATCAACCCTAATGATCTTCGGATTGATGTCTTCTGCTCGAGTGGGCCGGGTGGACAATCAGTGAACACCACCCAGTCGGCGGTACGGATCACCCATATTCCAACGGGGATTGTGGTGTCCTGCCAGGATGAGAAGTCGCAGCATAAAAACAAAGACAAGGCCATGCGCGTCCTCCGGGCCAGACTGAAGGAAAAATACGAGGAAGAACAGCGCGGCGAGTTAGCCAGTGCCCGGCGCAGCATGGTGGGCACCGGTGACCGCAGCGAGCGGATCAGGACGTATAACTTCCCGCAGGGGCGGGTGACTGACCACCGGATTGGGTTGACATTGCATAAGCTCGATCTGGTGCTGGAAGGCGAGTTGGATGAAATCATCGATGCCCTGATTACTACAGACCAGAGTGAGCAACTGAAAAAGGCGGAGTAG
- a CDS encoding DUF1385 domain-containing protein — protein MLFFNQRIPICQRGGGGLPTNFQYGGQAVIEGVLMRGARDLAIAVRRPDETVIVERHQVSPLGDRLFLLRWPLIRGSVVLLDSLLWGIRALTFSANLAAEAEDEQIKGSEMAAALLIALVVTILMFVVIPTGAVHFLHSHIESVFCQNLVEGIIRIAIFLGYVVAISRINDIARVFQYHGAEHKVIHTYEANEPLTVANARKYSILHPRCGTSFLLIVMVVSILVFSLLGDYNLFWRITSRILLLPVVAGLGYELIKFSGRHKEARWLRGLILPGLWLQKLTTREPDDQQIAVAIRALEAVLEAESSRKK, from the coding sequence ATGCTATTTTTTAACCAAAGGATTCCAATTTGCCAGAGAGGGGGCGGAGGGTTGCCTACCAATTTTCAGTACGGCGGCCAGGCGGTGATCGAAGGTGTGCTGATGCGTGGTGCCCGGGATCTGGCCATCGCCGTCCGACGGCCGGACGAAACGGTGATTGTGGAGCGGCACCAGGTGAGCCCTCTTGGCGATCGGCTGTTTTTGTTGCGCTGGCCGCTGATTCGTGGTTCCGTGGTCTTGCTGGATTCCTTGCTCTGGGGCATTCGCGCCCTGACGTTTTCCGCTAATCTGGCGGCAGAAGCGGAGGACGAACAAATCAAGGGGAGTGAAATGGCGGCCGCGCTTCTGATTGCGCTCGTGGTCACGATCCTGATGTTCGTAGTGATTCCCACGGGAGCCGTGCATTTTTTACACAGCCATATCGAAAGTGTGTTTTGCCAGAATCTCGTCGAAGGGATCATCCGGATCGCGATTTTCCTGGGTTACGTGGTGGCCATCTCCCGCATTAACGATATTGCCCGTGTTTTTCAGTACCACGGAGCCGAGCACAAAGTGATCCATACCTATGAGGCCAATGAACCTTTGACCGTAGCGAACGCGCGGAAGTACTCGATCCTCCATCCCCGGTGTGGGACCAGTTTTTTACTGATCGTGATGGTGGTCAGTATCCTGGTCTTCTCGTTGCTCGGTGACTATAACCTGTTTTGGCGGATCACCTCACGAATTTTACTGCTTCCCGTGGTCGCCGGCCTGGGCTATGAACTGATTAAGTTCTCCGGCCGGCACAAAGAAGCGCGCTGGCTGCGGGGCTTAATTCTGCCCGGGCTCTGGTTGCAGAAACTGACGACGCGCGAGCCCGACGACCAGCAGATCGCCGTGGCCATCCGGGCCCTCGAGGCTGTCCTGGAGGCAGAGTCGTCTAGAAAAAAATAA
- the rpmE gene encoding 50S ribosomal protein L31, whose protein sequence is MKPNIHPKYEQTTITCACGNKFTTGSTRKDMRVEVCSQCHPFYTGSKQRIVEAGGRVDKFKKKYGIS, encoded by the coding sequence TTGAAACCGAATATTCATCCGAAATATGAGCAGACCACGATTACGTGTGCGTGCGGGAATAAGTTTACCACGGGTTCTACCCGGAAAGACATGCGGGTTGAGGTTTGTTCTCAATGCCACCCGTTCTATACCGGTAGCAAACAGCGGATCGTTGAAGCCGGCGGTCGGGTTGACAAGTTCAAGAAAAAATACGGGATTTCTTAA
- a CDS encoding radical SAM protein — MFNLVFADEKGRVFDHPDLQLVGRLGNQLVEAVSEEMIPLPDGASLTLLPDRYPVGFAADTGEFTVLTSNPFNRQTSKVSAVAALLPQGYTRTLLPGFVRPRGAGPLPLFGYAAVGWRDGGFYVAAQPTDEDHQWNPRHYNGAELAQLVAAKREQHPHNRILRQLSRCALEYSCYTAQNIFYGRWEGGIPVSPGCNAQCLGCISEQPAECCPAPQSRIDFTPTVEEIVEVAVDHLMYAPAGIVSFGQGCEGEPALRARDLGPAIRRIRELVSRGTINMNTNGGYTEGIRAICTAGLEAIRVSLISTDPQIYASYYRPRGYTLENVVESLRVAVANGVYTSLNLLVFPGVTDREEEVEGLINLVEQTGVHLIQLRNLNIDPDVYLATIPPARGETLGIPGFLQALRENLPRVAIGSFSRPVR; from the coding sequence ATGTTTAACCTGGTATTCGCTGATGAAAAGGGACGAGTCTTTGACCATCCTGACCTGCAGCTGGTTGGCCGTCTGGGGAATCAGCTGGTTGAAGCAGTCAGCGAGGAGATGATACCTCTGCCTGACGGTGCCTCATTAACCCTGCTCCCGGACCGTTATCCTGTAGGATTTGCCGCTGATACGGGTGAATTCACCGTCCTGACCAGCAATCCTTTCAACAGGCAGACCAGTAAGGTCAGCGCAGTGGCCGCCCTCCTACCCCAGGGCTATACGCGAACATTGTTGCCGGGATTTGTCCGTCCCCGGGGCGCGGGTCCTCTTCCCTTATTTGGCTATGCCGCTGTGGGCTGGCGGGACGGTGGGTTCTATGTTGCCGCCCAACCTACCGATGAGGACCACCAGTGGAACCCTCGCCACTATAACGGTGCGGAACTTGCCCAACTGGTGGCGGCGAAGCGCGAGCAGCATCCCCATAACCGGATTTTGCGTCAGCTGTCCCGGTGTGCGCTTGAATACAGTTGCTACACCGCGCAGAACATCTTCTACGGCCGCTGGGAAGGGGGCATCCCGGTTTCCCCCGGCTGCAACGCCCAATGTCTCGGCTGTATTTCCGAGCAGCCCGCGGAGTGTTGTCCGGCCCCCCAGAGTCGCATCGACTTTACCCCGACGGTGGAAGAGATCGTGGAGGTCGCGGTGGATCATCTCATGTATGCACCCGCGGGGATCGTCAGCTTTGGCCAGGGTTGTGAAGGCGAGCCCGCCCTGCGGGCCAGAGATCTCGGGCCAGCGATCCGGCGGATCAGAGAGCTTGTCTCCCGTGGAACGATTAATATGAACACCAATGGCGGCTACACGGAGGGAATCCGGGCGATCTGCACGGCCGGGCTGGAGGCCATCCGGGTCAGTCTGATCAGCACTGACCCGCAAATATACGCCAGCTACTATCGGCCGCGCGGCTATACCCTGGAGAACGTGGTTGAATCCCTGCGGGTGGCGGTGGCAAATGGGGTCTACACCTCCCTGAATCTGCTGGTGTTTCCCGGTGTGACCGACCGTGAAGAAGAGGTTGAGGGGTTGATTAACCTGGTGGAGCAGACGGGCGTGCACCTGATCCAGCTGCGCAACCTGAACATTGACCCCGATGTCTACCTCGCTACCATCCCGCCGGCCCGTGGGGAAACGCTGGGGATCCCGGGCTTCCTGCAGGCCCTGCGGGAGAACCTGCCCCGGGTGGCCATTGGCAGTTTCAGCCGGCCGGTGCGCTAA
- a CDS encoding peptidoglycan DD-metalloendopeptidase family protein yields the protein MNSAKRQSVLVAVFMLALLWGLANVNDTDARLWEDNFIPVQQFEPSAIESDTTGLEYEVKRGDSLWRIAQIYKVDMQALAAANNLNLNSILKIGQVLQIPVESGPSPPGPCLHLVQPGQTIWRIAQLYGVSIETILQANGMNDPSSMRLGQHLVIPGGGKATNRVASNAVATESRRQLARMSWPIMGVITSRYGSRRGRDTHHGIDIAANLGDPIRAARGGRVVFAGWRPVYGRTVIIDHGDGICTLYAHASKLLVTQDDWVKAGEVIANVGTSGYTTGPHLHFEVYEGERTVNPLSWLQR from the coding sequence ATGAATTCTGCTAAAAGGCAGAGCGTGCTGGTGGCCGTGTTCATGCTGGCCCTTCTCTGGGGGTTGGCGAATGTGAATGACACAGACGCACGCCTGTGGGAAGACAATTTTATCCCGGTGCAGCAGTTTGAGCCTTCGGCTATTGAATCAGATACCACCGGGCTTGAGTATGAGGTGAAGCGGGGTGACAGTCTGTGGCGAATCGCTCAAATATACAAGGTCGATATGCAGGCTCTCGCGGCAGCGAATAATCTCAATTTGAACAGCATCTTGAAGATCGGGCAGGTGCTCCAGATCCCGGTCGAAAGCGGACCGAGCCCGCCAGGCCCGTGCCTGCATTTGGTGCAACCCGGTCAAACCATCTGGCGGATTGCTCAACTTTACGGGGTAAGTATCGAGACGATTCTCCAGGCCAACGGGATGAACGATCCAAGCAGTATGCGGCTTGGTCAGCACCTGGTCATCCCCGGTGGGGGGAAGGCGACTAACCGGGTGGCGAGCAATGCTGTGGCGACGGAAAGCCGGCGACAGCTGGCTAGAATGAGCTGGCCGATCATGGGTGTCATCACCTCGCGCTACGGGAGTCGTCGTGGCCGAGATACGCACCACGGGATTGATATTGCCGCCAATCTAGGGGACCCGATCCGGGCCGCCCGGGGCGGGCGCGTTGTCTTCGCCGGCTGGCGGCCGGTCTATGGCCGCACCGTGATTATTGACCACGGGGATGGAATATGTACTCTATACGCCCACGCTTCCAAACTCCTGGTTACTCAGGATGACTGGGTCAAGGCGGGCGAAGTCATCGCCAATGTAGGTACATCGGGCTATACGACCGGTCCACACCTCCATTTTGAGGTGTATGAAGGAGAGCGAACCGTTAATCCATTAAGCTGGCTACAGAGATAG
- the rho gene encoding transcription termination factor Rho, giving the protein MNITDLESKTVAELYQIAKELDVSGYSRLRKRELIFEILKAQAEKDGLLFAQGVLEILPDGYGFLRPFAYVPSQDDIYVSPSQIRRFDLRTGDKVAGQVRPPKENERFFALLRVETVNGLSPDLSPERLGFEALTPIFPIERVSLETVSEEYSTRVIDLIAPVGKGQRGLIVTPPKAGKTILLKKIANAITVNHPEIELMVLLIDERPEEVTDMQRSVEGEVIASTFDEPPENHVKVSDIVLERAKRLVEHKKDVVILLDSITRLARAHNLVVPPSGRTLSGGVDPAALHKPKRFFGAARKVEEGGSLTILATALVETGSRMDDVIFEEFKGTGNMELVLDRRLAERRIFPAIDVKRSGTRREDLLMTKEELEAIWHFRKVFNNYGTAEVMETLLDALSKTKANKDLVRAMPKLFED; this is encoded by the coding sequence TTGAATATCACTGACCTCGAGTCCAAAACTGTCGCGGAGCTCTATCAGATCGCCAAGGAACTCGACGTATCTGGCTATTCCAGGCTACGAAAGCGGGAATTGATTTTTGAAATCCTCAAGGCCCAGGCCGAAAAGGACGGCTTGCTTTTTGCGCAGGGTGTGCTGGAAATCCTGCCCGATGGATACGGGTTCTTACGCCCATTTGCTTATGTGCCAAGTCAGGACGATATTTACGTCTCGCCGTCCCAGATCCGCCGCTTTGATCTCCGAACGGGTGACAAGGTGGCTGGGCAGGTTCGTCCACCGAAAGAAAACGAGCGTTTCTTTGCTCTTTTAAGGGTGGAAACCGTTAATGGCCTCTCACCAGACCTCTCTCCTGAGCGACTTGGCTTCGAGGCCCTGACCCCGATCTTCCCCATTGAGCGAGTTAGCCTGGAAACTGTCTCAGAAGAATATTCCACCCGGGTGATTGACCTGATCGCGCCGGTCGGCAAGGGCCAGCGCGGGTTGATCGTGACCCCACCCAAGGCGGGAAAAACCATTCTGTTGAAAAAGATTGCCAACGCCATTACCGTGAATCACCCGGAAATCGAATTGATGGTCCTCCTGATTGACGAGCGCCCGGAAGAAGTAACCGACATGCAGCGTTCGGTGGAAGGAGAAGTGATCGCTTCCACCTTTGATGAACCGCCGGAAAACCACGTTAAGGTTTCGGATATAGTGCTAGAACGAGCGAAGCGCCTGGTCGAACATAAAAAAGATGTCGTTATCCTCTTGGATAGCATCACCCGACTGGCCCGGGCGCATAACCTGGTCGTACCGCCCAGCGGCCGCACCCTGTCCGGCGGTGTCGACCCGGCAGCCCTGCACAAGCCCAAGCGGTTTTTTGGGGCGGCCCGGAAAGTCGAGGAGGGCGGCAGCCTGACGATTCTGGCGACAGCCCTGGTCGAGACGGGAAGCCGCATGGATGACGTCATTTTTGAGGAATTCAAGGGCACGGGCAATATGGAACTGGTGCTGGACCGCCGGCTGGCAGAGCGCAGAATTTTTCCCGCTATCGACGTGAAGCGATCTGGCACCCGCCGGGAAGATTTGTTGATGACCAAGGAGGAATTAGAAGCCATCTGGCATTTCCGCAAGGTGTTCAATAATTATGGGACGGCGGAGGTCATGGAAACACTGCTTGATGCCTTGAGTAAGACGAAAGCCAATAAGGATCTGGTGCGGGCGATGCCCAAACTGTTTGAAGATTAA
- a CDS encoding DUF2062 domain-containing protein translates to MTVRRLVRYYLLKFLRLNGSPRKVALGFALGVCMNFYPTFGFGLALAVVLAGVMRANIAASLLGDTLFKWLFPVFFYLNYVVGEFLIDHPAGGLAGTSSSVWEWSRHNLTQISQAFFLGMVLNTLILGTTLYFLTHWLILNHRRQLLRFLLRRRRPV, encoded by the coding sequence ATGACTGTCCGCAGGCTGGTCAGATACTACTTGCTCAAGTTTCTCCGCCTCAACGGTTCTCCCCGTAAAGTGGCCCTGGGGTTCGCTTTGGGGGTCTGCATGAACTTCTATCCCACCTTCGGATTTGGGCTCGCCCTTGCCGTGGTTTTAGCGGGTGTGATGCGAGCGAATATTGCGGCAAGTCTCCTCGGTGATACCCTGTTCAAGTGGTTATTCCCGGTTTTCTTCTATTTAAACTATGTGGTCGGCGAATTTCTGATCGACCACCCGGCCGGTGGCCTGGCTGGCACATCTTCTAGCGTTTGGGAGTGGTCCAGACACAATTTGACGCAGATCAGTCAGGCCTTTTTCCTGGGGATGGTGCTTAATACCCTGATCCTGGGGACAACCCTCTACTTTCTGACCCACTGGCTCATTCTCAACCACCGACGTCAATTACTCCGGTTCTTACTGCGCAGGCGAAGACCTGTTTAG
- the glpX gene encoding class II fructose-bisphosphatase, translating to MERELALEFARVTEAAALASGRWMGRGDKEAADAAAVNAMRAVFDTVQIDGVVVIGEGEMDEAPMLYIGERVGTGVPPQVDVAVDPLEGTNVVAKGLTGAISVMAVTERGCLLHAPDMYMDKIAVGPRAAGRISLDAPVGENLREIARALKKDISDLTVVILDRPRHNELIAEVRRAGARIRLITDGDVSPAVAVAFEESGVDVLMGIGGAPEGVLSAAALRCLGGEMQGRLWPTNSEERERAKQMGITDVNKILTMDDLVKTDDVIFAATGITDGDLLRGVRYFGQTAKTHTVVMRGKTGTVRFIEAIHRFDKKPNYAFK from the coding sequence ATGGAGCGCGAGCTGGCTCTGGAGTTTGCCCGGGTCACTGAAGCGGCGGCTCTGGCTTCTGGTCGCTGGATGGGCCGGGGTGATAAAGAGGCAGCCGATGCGGCGGCGGTAAACGCTATGCGGGCCGTGTTCGATACCGTCCAGATTGACGGAGTGGTTGTTATTGGAGAAGGAGAAATGGATGAGGCCCCGATGCTCTACATCGGGGAAAGGGTAGGTACCGGCGTGCCGCCCCAGGTCGATGTCGCGGTCGATCCCCTGGAGGGCACCAACGTCGTGGCCAAAGGACTGACGGGGGCAATTTCCGTCATGGCAGTCACGGAGCGGGGCTGTCTGCTTCACGCCCCGGACATGTATATGGACAAGATCGCGGTGGGACCCCGGGCAGCGGGGCGGATCAGCCTGGATGCTCCGGTCGGCGAAAATTTGCGCGAGATCGCCAGAGCGCTGAAAAAAGACATCTCCGACCTGACGGTGGTTATTCTCGATCGCCCGCGCCATAATGAATTGATTGCGGAGGTAAGGCGAGCGGGGGCCAGGATTCGGTTAATCACTGATGGCGACGTTTCACCTGCGGTGGCGGTGGCCTTTGAAGAATCGGGCGTCGACGTCCTGATGGGGATCGGCGGAGCGCCGGAAGGGGTACTGTCTGCTGCGGCCTTGCGCTGTTTGGGTGGGGAGATGCAGGGACGGCTTTGGCCCACGAACAGCGAAGAAAGAGAGCGGGCCAAGCAGATGGGGATAACTGATGTGAACAAGATCCTAACCATGGATGACCTGGTGAAAACCGATGATGTCATCTTTGCGGCGACAGGCATTACTGATGGCGACCTCTTGCGGGGGGTCCGCTACTTCGGTCAAACGGCAAAAACCCATACGGTGGTTATGCGCGGGAAGACCGGGACGGTCCGCTTTATTGAAGCCATTCACCGGTTTGATAAAAAACCGAACTATGCGTTTAAATAG
- the fsa gene encoding fructose-6-phosphate aldolase — MRLFIDSANIEEIKQAHALGVISGVTTNPSLIAKEGRNFRQVVQEIASIVDGPISAEVISLQADEMLAEARELAAIHPNIVVKIPMTGEGLKAVKTLTSQGIKTNVTLIFSANQALMAALAGATYISPFVGRLDDIGYDGLTLVKEIVEIFDRYLFDTQIIAASIRHPLHVTLAAKLGADIATAPYQVLMQMLKHPLTDLGIERFLADWEKVKDK; from the coding sequence GTGCGCCTTTTTATTGACAGTGCCAATATTGAAGAAATCAAACAGGCCCACGCGCTGGGCGTGATCAGCGGGGTCACCACCAATCCATCGCTGATCGCCAAAGAAGGCCGAAACTTTCGTCAGGTGGTCCAGGAAATCGCCAGCATCGTCGATGGACCGATCAGTGCCGAAGTGATCAGCCTCCAGGCTGACGAGATGCTTGCTGAGGCACGGGAGTTGGCGGCCATCCACCCGAACATCGTGGTCAAGATCCCGATGACGGGGGAGGGGCTGAAGGCCGTTAAAACCCTAACGAGCCAAGGGATCAAGACCAACGTGACCCTGATCTTTTCCGCCAATCAGGCGTTAATGGCGGCTTTAGCGGGAGCGACGTATATCAGCCCGTTCGTCGGCCGGCTGGACGATATCGGATATGATGGTCTGACGCTGGTCAAAGAGATCGTAGAGATCTTCGACCGTTACCTGTTTGACACGCAGATCATCGCGGCCAGCATTCGACATCCTTTGCATGTGACCTTGGCGGCCAAGCTGGGGGCCGACATTGCTACTGCACCGTACCAGGTGCTCATGCAGATGCTGAAACATCCGTTGACCGACCTGGGGATCGAAAGGTTTCTGGCCGACTGGGAAAAGGTGAAGGACAAGTAA
- a CDS encoding class II fructose-1,6-bisphosphate aldolase, whose translation MPFVSVAELLKEAEAGGYAVGAFNCNNLEIVQAIIEAAEAEKAPVIMQASQGAIKYAGLEYITGMARIAADHATVPVALHLDHGTSFEQVVQCIRSGFSSVMYDGSKLPLEENIAMTRKVIEIARPVGVSVEAELGKIGGTEDDISVSEREALFTDPQEAEYFVQQTGVDALAVAIGTAHGQYKGEPKLDFDRLSQIRSLVKIPIVLHGSSGVPDEAIRQAISLGVRKVNIDTNIREAFVYAIRDELARSPKEIDPRKILGPAKKQAVEVIREKIRVFGSSGQAR comes from the coding sequence ATGCCATTCGTTAGTGTCGCAGAGTTGTTAAAAGAGGCGGAAGCTGGCGGCTATGCGGTCGGAGCGTTTAACTGTAATAACCTGGAGATTGTCCAGGCCATCATTGAGGCCGCGGAAGCGGAAAAAGCCCCGGTGATCATGCAGGCCAGCCAGGGGGCGATCAAATACGCCGGCCTGGAGTACATTACCGGGATGGCCAGGATCGCGGCCGATCACGCCACCGTGCCGGTTGCTCTGCACCTGGACCACGGCACCAGCTTTGAGCAGGTCGTCCAGTGTATCCGCAGCGGGTTCAGTTCCGTCATGTACGACGGTTCGAAACTGCCGCTGGAAGAGAATATCGCGATGACCAGGAAAGTCATTGAGATTGCGCGGCCGGTCGGGGTCTCGGTTGAGGCCGAGCTGGGTAAAATCGGTGGCACGGAAGACGATATCAGTGTCAGTGAGCGTGAGGCCCTGTTCACCGATCCACAAGAGGCCGAGTATTTTGTCCAGCAAACCGGCGTGGATGCCCTGGCAGTCGCCATCGGCACCGCGCACGGCCAGTATAAAGGTGAACCCAAACTGGATTTTGACCGGCTGAGTCAAATCCGGTCATTGGTCAAGATCCCAATCGTTTTGCACGGCTCTTCCGGCGTACCCGATGAGGCCATCCGCCAGGCGATCTCGCTCGGGGTGCGGAAGGTCAATATTGACACGAATATTCGGGAAGCCTTTGTTTACGCGATTCGTGATGAACTTGCCCGGTCGCCCAAGGAAATCGACCCCCGGAAGATCCTGGGGCCGGCCAAGAAACAGGCAGTAGAAGTAATCAGAGAAAAAATCCGCGTATTCGGCTCAAGCGGCCAGGCGAGATAA